A window of the Xenopus laevis strain J_2021 chromosome 9_10L, Xenopus_laevis_v10.1, whole genome shotgun sequence genome harbors these coding sequences:
- the hck.L gene encoding HCK proto-oncogene, Src family tyrosine kinase L homeolog isoform X2: MELDMGYKELLFSIWLCTVIPRMGCIKSKDSNTTGKSLGPPESTQTHYVKDPTSTVTMTKPERSSKHPREEGQEEVVLLALYDYDGVHPGDLTFRKGDHLLLKKESGEWWEACLISTGEEGFVPSNYVAYFNSLESEEWYFKGMSRKEAERQLLSPVNKSGAFMIRDSETMKGCFSLSVRDSGDTVKHYKIRTLDDGGFFISTRIPFPSLPELVRHYQGKVDGLCQCLTIPCQTVRPEKPWEKDAWEIPRESLSLQKKLGAGQFGDVWLAMYNGHTKVAVKTMKPGSMSPGAFLEEANLMKSLQHDRLVRLHAVVTQGEPIYIITEYMQKGSLLDFLKSQEGSDQPLIQLIDFSAQIAEGMWFIEQRNYIHRDLRAANCLVSETLLCKIADFGLARVIEDSEYTAREGTKFPIKWTSLEAANYGSFTIKSDVWSFGVLLTEIITYGRTPYPGMSNSEVITALERGYRMPCPSTCPKELYSIMLQCWQQDPEQRPTFEYLQSILEDFFTATETQYQAQP, translated from the exons ATGGAGTTGGACATGGGATATAAGGAATTG TTATTCAGCATCTGGCTCTGTACTGTGATCCCCAGAATGGGCTGCATCAAGTCAAAGGATTCAAATACGACTGGCAAAAGTCTGGGACCTCCGGAAAGCACCCAAACCCATTATGTGAAGGACCCAACATCTACAGTAACTATG aCTAAACCTGAAAGATCATCTAAGCACCCCAGAGAGGAAG GGCAAGAAGAAGTGGTCCTGCTGGCTTTGTATGACTATGATGGAGTCCACCCTGGGGATCTGACTTTTAGGAAAGGGGACCATCTCCTGCTAAAGAAAGA GTCAGGGGAGTGGTGGGAAGCATGTCTAATTTCCACTGGTGAAGAAGGCTTTGTTCCCAGTAACTATGTAGCGTATTTCAATTCCCTGGAATCTGAAGA GTGGTACTTTAAAGGCATGAGCCGGAAGGAAGCtgaaaggcagctgctatctcCTGTTAATAAAAGTGGGGCTTTCATGATCCGAGACAGTGAGACAATGAAAG GTTGTTTCTCCCTCTCTGTGCGAGACTCAGGGGACACTGTGAAACATTACAAAATTCGCACACTCGATGATGGAGGTTTCTTCATTTCTACACGGATCCCTTTTCCCTCTTTGCCAGAGCTGGTACGCCATTATCAAG GTAAAGTGGATGGCTTGTGTCAGTGCCTTACAATACCATGCCAAACTGTGCGTCCAGAGAAACCATGGGAAAAGGATGCCTGGGAGATCCCGCGCGAGTCACTGTCACTGCAGAAGAAGCTTGGAGCTGGACAGTTTGGAGATGTTTGGTTGG CCATGTACAATGGACACACAAAAGTAGCTGTAAAAACCATGAAGCCAGGCAGCATGTCCCCTGGTGCCTTCCTTGAAGAGGCAAATCTGATGAAGAGCTTGCAGCATGACCGGCTGGTGCGGTTGCATGCCGTTGTGACTCAGGGGGAACCAATATATATCATTACTGAGTATATGCAAAAGGGCAGTTTGCTGGATTTCCTGAAAAGTCAAGAAGGTAGCGACCAACCTCTGATTCAACTCATTGACTTCTCTGCCCAG ATTGCAGAAGGAATGTGGTTTATTGAGCAAAGGAATTATATTCACCGTGATCTGAGGGCAGCAAACTGCCTGGTATCAGAAACTTTGTTGTGCAAAATAGCAGACTTTGGGCTGGCCCGAGTGATAGAGGACAGCGAGTATACTGCCAGGGAAG GTACCAAATTTCCCATCAAGTGGACATCCCTGGAGGCTGCCAATTATGGCTCTTTTACTATCAAGTCAGATGTATGGTCATTTGGTGTATTGCTAACTGAAATAATAACATATGGGAGGACTCCATATCCAG GTATGTCCAACTCGGAGGTAATTACAGCCCTTGAGCGTGGTTATCGCATGCCGTGTCCCAGCACTTGTCCAAAAGAGCTCTACAGCATCATGCTCCAGTGTTGGCAGCAGGACCCTGAGCAACGGCCAACGTTTGAATATTTACAGAGCATCCTAGAGGACTTCTTTACTGCCACTGAAACACAGTACCAGGCACAACCCTAA
- the hck.L gene encoding HCK proto-oncogene, Src family tyrosine kinase L homeolog isoform X1, which produces MLSLMDLVSVLQFLEEVLMSPCCLFRGLPVLSQKRGPSQTDRLCFTPTPAHPGGSWAGGSNHLRTWKWDSLQQLFSIWLCTVIPRMGCIKSKDSNTTGKSLGPPESTQTHYVKDPTSTVTMTKPERSSKHPREEGQEEVVLLALYDYDGVHPGDLTFRKGDHLLLKKESGEWWEACLISTGEEGFVPSNYVAYFNSLESEEWYFKGMSRKEAERQLLSPVNKSGAFMIRDSETMKGCFSLSVRDSGDTVKHYKIRTLDDGGFFISTRIPFPSLPELVRHYQGKVDGLCQCLTIPCQTVRPEKPWEKDAWEIPRESLSLQKKLGAGQFGDVWLAMYNGHTKVAVKTMKPGSMSPGAFLEEANLMKSLQHDRLVRLHAVVTQGEPIYIITEYMQKGSLLDFLKSQEGSDQPLIQLIDFSAQIAEGMWFIEQRNYIHRDLRAANCLVSETLLCKIADFGLARVIEDSEYTAREGTKFPIKWTSLEAANYGSFTIKSDVWSFGVLLTEIITYGRTPYPGMSNSEVITALERGYRMPCPSTCPKELYSIMLQCWQQDPEQRPTFEYLQSILEDFFTATETQYQAQP; this is translated from the exons ATGCTGTCTCTTATGGATCTCGTGTCTGTCCTGCAGTTTCTAGAGGAAGTCCTTATGAGTCCCTGCTGTCTGTTCAGAGGTCTCCCAGTACTGTCTCAAAAG AGAGGCccctcacagacagacagactgtgCTTTACCCCCACCCCAGCTCACCCGGGGGGCAGTTGGGCTGGGGGGTCCAACCATCTGAGAACTTGGAAATGGGATTCTTTGCAGCAG TTATTCAGCATCTGGCTCTGTACTGTGATCCCCAGAATGGGCTGCATCAAGTCAAAGGATTCAAATACGACTGGCAAAAGTCTGGGACCTCCGGAAAGCACCCAAACCCATTATGTGAAGGACCCAACATCTACAGTAACTATG aCTAAACCTGAAAGATCATCTAAGCACCCCAGAGAGGAAG GGCAAGAAGAAGTGGTCCTGCTGGCTTTGTATGACTATGATGGAGTCCACCCTGGGGATCTGACTTTTAGGAAAGGGGACCATCTCCTGCTAAAGAAAGA GTCAGGGGAGTGGTGGGAAGCATGTCTAATTTCCACTGGTGAAGAAGGCTTTGTTCCCAGTAACTATGTAGCGTATTTCAATTCCCTGGAATCTGAAGA GTGGTACTTTAAAGGCATGAGCCGGAAGGAAGCtgaaaggcagctgctatctcCTGTTAATAAAAGTGGGGCTTTCATGATCCGAGACAGTGAGACAATGAAAG GTTGTTTCTCCCTCTCTGTGCGAGACTCAGGGGACACTGTGAAACATTACAAAATTCGCACACTCGATGATGGAGGTTTCTTCATTTCTACACGGATCCCTTTTCCCTCTTTGCCAGAGCTGGTACGCCATTATCAAG GTAAAGTGGATGGCTTGTGTCAGTGCCTTACAATACCATGCCAAACTGTGCGTCCAGAGAAACCATGGGAAAAGGATGCCTGGGAGATCCCGCGCGAGTCACTGTCACTGCAGAAGAAGCTTGGAGCTGGACAGTTTGGAGATGTTTGGTTGG CCATGTACAATGGACACACAAAAGTAGCTGTAAAAACCATGAAGCCAGGCAGCATGTCCCCTGGTGCCTTCCTTGAAGAGGCAAATCTGATGAAGAGCTTGCAGCATGACCGGCTGGTGCGGTTGCATGCCGTTGTGACTCAGGGGGAACCAATATATATCATTACTGAGTATATGCAAAAGGGCAGTTTGCTGGATTTCCTGAAAAGTCAAGAAGGTAGCGACCAACCTCTGATTCAACTCATTGACTTCTCTGCCCAG ATTGCAGAAGGAATGTGGTTTATTGAGCAAAGGAATTATATTCACCGTGATCTGAGGGCAGCAAACTGCCTGGTATCAGAAACTTTGTTGTGCAAAATAGCAGACTTTGGGCTGGCCCGAGTGATAGAGGACAGCGAGTATACTGCCAGGGAAG GTACCAAATTTCCCATCAAGTGGACATCCCTGGAGGCTGCCAATTATGGCTCTTTTACTATCAAGTCAGATGTATGGTCATTTGGTGTATTGCTAACTGAAATAATAACATATGGGAGGACTCCATATCCAG GTATGTCCAACTCGGAGGTAATTACAGCCCTTGAGCGTGGTTATCGCATGCCGTGTCCCAGCACTTGTCCAAAAGAGCTCTACAGCATCATGCTCCAGTGTTGGCAGCAGGACCCTGAGCAACGGCCAACGTTTGAATATTTACAGAGCATCCTAGAGGACTTCTTTACTGCCACTGAAACACAGTACCAGGCACAACCCTAA
- the hck.L gene encoding HCK proto-oncogene, Src family tyrosine kinase L homeolog (The RefSeq protein has 1 substitution compared to this genomic sequence) encodes MGCIKSKDSNTTGKSLGPPESTQTHYVKDPTSTVTMTKPERSSKHPREEGQEEVVLLALYDYDGVHPGDLTFRKGDHLLLKKESGEWWEACLISTGEEGFVPSNYVAYFNSLESEEWYFKGMSRKEAERQLLSPVNKSGAFMIRDSETMKGCFSLSVRDSGDTVKHYKIRTLDDGGFFISTRIPFPSLPELVRHYQGKVDGLCQCLTIPCQTVRPEKPWEKDAWEIPRESLSLQKKLGAGQFGDVWLAMYNGHTKVAVKTMKPGSMSPGAFLEEANLMKSLQHDRLVRLHAVVTQGEPIYIITEYMQKGSLLDFLKSEEGSDQPLIQLIDFSAQIAEGMWFIEQRNYIHRDLRAANCLVSETLLCKIADFGLARVIEDSEYTAREGTKFPIKWTSLEAANYGSFTIKSDVWSFGVLLTEIITYGRTPYPGMSNSEVITALERGYRMPCPSTCPKELYSIMLQCWQQDPEQRPTFEYLQSILEDFFTATETQYQAQP; translated from the exons ATGGGCTGCATCAAGTCAAAGGATTCAAATACGACTGGCAAAAGTCTGGGACCTCCGGAAAGCACCCAAACCCATTATGTGAAGGACCCAACATCTACAGTAACTATG aCTAAACCTGAAAGATCATCTAAGCACCCCAGAGAGGAAG GGCAAGAAGAAGTGGTCCTGCTGGCTTTGTATGACTATGATGGAGTCCACCCTGGGGATCTGACTTTTAGGAAAGGGGACCATCTCCTGCTAAAGAAAGA GTCAGGGGAGTGGTGGGAAGCATGTCTAATTTCCACTGGTGAAGAAGGCTTTGTTCCCAGTAACTATGTAGCGTATTTCAATTCCCTGGAATCTGAAGA GTGGTACTTTAAAGGCATGAGCCGGAAGGAAGCtgaaaggcagctgctatctcCTGTTAATAAAAGTGGGGCTTTCATGATCCGAGACAGTGAGACAATGAAAG GTTGTTTCTCCCTCTCTGTGCGAGACTCAGGGGACACTGTGAAACATTACAAAATTCGCACACTCGATGATGGAGGTTTCTTCATTTCTACACGGATCCCTTTTCCCTCTTTGCCAGAGCTGGTACGCCATTATCAAG GTAAAGTGGATGGCTTGTGTCAGTGCCTTACAATACCATGCCAAACTGTGCGTCCAGAGAAACCATGGGAAAAGGATGCCTGGGAGATCCCGCGCGAGTCACTGTCACTGCAGAAGAAGCTTGGAGCTGGACAGTTTGGAGATGTTTGGTTGG CCATGTACAATGGACACACAAAAGTAGCTGTAAAAACCATGAAGCCAGGCAGCATGTCCCCTGGTGCCTTCCTTGAAGAGGCAAATCTGATGAAGAGCTTGCAGCATGACCGGCTGGTGCGGTTGCATGCCGTTGTGACTCAGGGGGAACCAATATATATCATTACTGAGTATATGCAAAAGGGCAGTTTGCTGGATTTCCTGAAAAGTCAAGAAGGTAGCGACCAACCTCTGATTCAACTCATTGACTTCTCTGCCCAG ATTGCAGAAGGAATGTGGTTTATTGAGCAAAGGAATTATATTCACCGTGATCTGAGGGCAGCAAACTGCCTGGTATCAGAAACTTTGTTGTGCAAAATAGCAGACTTTGGGCTGGCCCGAGTGATAGAGGACAGCGAGTATACTGCCAGGGAAG GTACCAAATTTCCCATCAAGTGGACATCCCTGGAGGCTGCCAATTATGGCTCTTTTACTATCAAGTCAGATGTATGGTCATTTGGTGTATTGCTAACTGAAATAATAACATATGGGAGGACTCCATATCCAG GTATGTCCAACTCGGAGGTAATTACAGCCCTTGAGCGTGGTTATCGCATGCCGTGTCCCAGCACTTGTCCAAAAGAGCTCTACAGCATCATGCTCCAGTGTTGGCAGCAGGACCCTGAGCAACGGCCAACGTTTGAATATTTACAGAGCATCCTAGAGGACTTCTTTACTGCCACTGAAACACAGTACCAGGCACAACCCTAA
- the hck.L gene encoding HCK proto-oncogene, Src family tyrosine kinase L homeolog isoform X3: protein MGCIKSKDSNTTGKSLGPPESTQTHYVKDPTSTVTMTKPERSSKHPREEGQEEVVLLALYDYDGVHPGDLTFRKGDHLLLKKESGEWWEACLISTGEEGFVPSNYVAYFNSLESEEWYFKGMSRKEAERQLLSPVNKSGAFMIRDSETMKGCFSLSVRDSGDTVKHYKIRTLDDGGFFISTRIPFPSLPELVRHYQGKVDGLCQCLTIPCQTVRPEKPWEKDAWEIPRESLSLQKKLGAGQFGDVWLAMYNGHTKVAVKTMKPGSMSPGAFLEEANLMKSLQHDRLVRLHAVVTQGEPIYIITEYMQKGSLLDFLKSQEGSDQPLIQLIDFSAQIAEGMWFIEQRNYIHRDLRAANCLVSETLLCKIADFGLARVIEDSEYTAREGTKFPIKWTSLEAANYGSFTIKSDVWSFGVLLTEIITYGRTPYPGMSNSEVITALERGYRMPCPSTCPKELYSIMLQCWQQDPEQRPTFEYLQSILEDFFTATETQYQAQP from the exons ATGGGCTGCATCAAGTCAAAGGATTCAAATACGACTGGCAAAAGTCTGGGACCTCCGGAAAGCACCCAAACCCATTATGTGAAGGACCCAACATCTACAGTAACTATG aCTAAACCTGAAAGATCATCTAAGCACCCCAGAGAGGAAG GGCAAGAAGAAGTGGTCCTGCTGGCTTTGTATGACTATGATGGAGTCCACCCTGGGGATCTGACTTTTAGGAAAGGGGACCATCTCCTGCTAAAGAAAGA GTCAGGGGAGTGGTGGGAAGCATGTCTAATTTCCACTGGTGAAGAAGGCTTTGTTCCCAGTAACTATGTAGCGTATTTCAATTCCCTGGAATCTGAAGA GTGGTACTTTAAAGGCATGAGCCGGAAGGAAGCtgaaaggcagctgctatctcCTGTTAATAAAAGTGGGGCTTTCATGATCCGAGACAGTGAGACAATGAAAG GTTGTTTCTCCCTCTCTGTGCGAGACTCAGGGGACACTGTGAAACATTACAAAATTCGCACACTCGATGATGGAGGTTTCTTCATTTCTACACGGATCCCTTTTCCCTCTTTGCCAGAGCTGGTACGCCATTATCAAG GTAAAGTGGATGGCTTGTGTCAGTGCCTTACAATACCATGCCAAACTGTGCGTCCAGAGAAACCATGGGAAAAGGATGCCTGGGAGATCCCGCGCGAGTCACTGTCACTGCAGAAGAAGCTTGGAGCTGGACAGTTTGGAGATGTTTGGTTGG CCATGTACAATGGACACACAAAAGTAGCTGTAAAAACCATGAAGCCAGGCAGCATGTCCCCTGGTGCCTTCCTTGAAGAGGCAAATCTGATGAAGAGCTTGCAGCATGACCGGCTGGTGCGGTTGCATGCCGTTGTGACTCAGGGGGAACCAATATATATCATTACTGAGTATATGCAAAAGGGCAGTTTGCTGGATTTCCTGAAAAGTCAAGAAGGTAGCGACCAACCTCTGATTCAACTCATTGACTTCTCTGCCCAG ATTGCAGAAGGAATGTGGTTTATTGAGCAAAGGAATTATATTCACCGTGATCTGAGGGCAGCAAACTGCCTGGTATCAGAAACTTTGTTGTGCAAAATAGCAGACTTTGGGCTGGCCCGAGTGATAGAGGACAGCGAGTATACTGCCAGGGAAG GTACCAAATTTCCCATCAAGTGGACATCCCTGGAGGCTGCCAATTATGGCTCTTTTACTATCAAGTCAGATGTATGGTCATTTGGTGTATTGCTAACTGAAATAATAACATATGGGAGGACTCCATATCCAG GTATGTCCAACTCGGAGGTAATTACAGCCCTTGAGCGTGGTTATCGCATGCCGTGTCCCAGCACTTGTCCAAAAGAGCTCTACAGCATCATGCTCCAGTGTTGGCAGCAGGACCCTGAGCAACGGCCAACGTTTGAATATTTACAGAGCATCCTAGAGGACTTCTTTACTGCCACTGAAACACAGTACCAGGCACAACCCTAA